A single window of Paenibacillus sp. FSL H8-0537 DNA harbors:
- a CDS encoding NAD(P)-dependent oxidoreductase has product MRLRDKVVFVTGISGTAGDKIATKCLREGARVKGLIRNKEQVPFCNKLGITPIIGDLTDREAMKEALKDVDIVIHAAAYLGGDRTTAEQSNIQGVQSLVDGAITAGAKRFVHISTVSVYGHFEGEVELDEASDLAYGHSEVYTSTKCESERILQDARDNGLKCVILRPGIICAENNSHWGDRLIAKLAAAEKVDWIHPEDLTPWVHADNLAEMCVLAATHSAAVNQIYNAVDGNYTENEFTVRIARAMNKTLIIPDGNPIRMTYNCNKIRNDLGYRPINNFEETVAQLEEQAQYRV; this is encoded by the coding sequence ATGAGGCTTCGCGATAAGGTTGTTTTTGTTACAGGTATATCTGGAACTGCAGGGGACAAAATTGCCACAAAGTGTCTCAGAGAGGGTGCAAGGGTAAAAGGACTTATACGTAATAAAGAGCAAGTTCCCTTTTGTAATAAACTTGGCATAACACCTATAATCGGAGACTTAACGGATAGGGAAGCGATGAAGGAAGCGCTCAAAGATGTAGACATCGTCATTCACGCTGCAGCGTATCTCGGTGGCGATAGAACCACTGCTGAGCAATCTAATATTCAAGGGGTCCAAAGTCTGGTTGATGGGGCTATAACAGCTGGTGCTAAACGCTTCGTACATATTTCCACGGTATCTGTTTATGGTCATTTTGAAGGAGAGGTTGAGCTGGATGAAGCAAGCGATCTAGCATACGGTCACTCTGAGGTGTACACTTCAACGAAATGTGAATCGGAACGGATTTTACAAGATGCAAGGGATAATGGACTAAAATGTGTTATTTTGCGCCCAGGCATTATCTGTGCCGAAAATAACTCTCACTGGGGCGACAGGCTGATCGCAAAGCTTGCTGCGGCAGAAAAGGTGGATTGGATTCATCCTGAGGATTTGACACCATGGGTGCATGCGGATAATCTAGCTGAGATGTGTGTATTAGCAGCGACGCATTCTGCGGCAGTAAACCAGATCTACAACGCTGTGGACGGAAACTATACAGAAAATGAGTTTACTGTACGTATTGCGCGTGCAATGAACAAAACGCTAATCATACCCGATGGGAACCCAATAAGAATGACGTATAACTGCAACAAAATCAGAAACGACTTGGGCTACCGTCCAATAAATAATTTTGAGGAGACCGTTGCTCAATTGGAGGAACAGGCCCAATACCGTGTTTAG
- a CDS encoding GNAT family N-acetyltransferase — translation MQAIETNRLILRNFAAADAPGLLEYSANPRVNCFLQDSISTLEEAALEVQKKGSEDSHIAVCLKESDHIIGELFCLKQEPDTYSIGWNFNAKFEGVGYATESAEALLKYLFIQEEARRLYAYVEDDNFRSQKLCEKLGMRKEGCFMEFISFTNYADGTPKYENTFQYALLKKEWVKNGLN, via the coding sequence GTGCAAGCTATTGAAACTAATCGACTGATATTAAGAAATTTTGCTGCGGCAGACGCTCCAGGACTTCTAGAATACTCGGCTAATCCCAGAGTAAATTGCTTTCTTCAGGATAGTATTTCAACTCTGGAAGAAGCGGCTTTAGAGGTTCAAAAAAAAGGCAGTGAAGACTCTCATATTGCGGTGTGTCTCAAAGAAAGTGACCATATTATTGGAGAACTGTTTTGCCTGAAGCAAGAGCCTGACACGTATAGTATCGGGTGGAATTTTAACGCTAAATTCGAAGGAGTGGGATATGCAACTGAAAGCGCGGAGGCCTTATTAAAGTATCTTTTTATACAAGAAGAAGCAAGAAGGTTATATGCGTATGTCGAGGATGATAATTTCAGATCACAAAAGCTATGTGAAAAACTAGGTATGCGTAAAGAAGGCTGTTTTATGGAATTCATTTCATTTACAAATTACGCTGATGGAACGCCGAAATACGAAAATACTTTTCAATACGCTTTGCTAAAAAAAGAGTGGGTCAAAAATGGCTTGAACTAG
- a CDS encoding HAMP domain-containing sensor histidine kinase: MMEKADLNELSFREILAKHEKASVEGQVSDLPRSALERLKASGKEVRIYDSNQKLLGLAVDGIIINDGEPLIFPVNIQNALKGNYSYTVTDNHLLYFSIPIQDMYYQNVFVFEFVEDISYFYDIMDKIRYILFAGAGGFLVLTTLSSLFIARNTTKPIKYLLGATESFSKQQFQQVQLNRKDELGMLAAGLNRMGIQLSDYIQYQKQFVSNVSHELKTPLAAIRGFSQYLYEGENEDKDLQKIYSHLVNESDRLTLLINELLMLSRFDKAGPEEIGTEKTDLTKLVDQMAADMRAKAENKDIELDIKLGKSAIVYVNQILMSHAIANILDNAIKYSNPNTQIRMETFIRQNEAVIKISDQGIGIDEDEIARVQERFYRARNSNAAKGSGLGLSMCKEIAEKFNGHLSIESKMNVGTTVSIVLPLL, encoded by the coding sequence ATGATGGAAAAAGCGGATTTGAACGAGTTGTCATTTAGAGAGATACTGGCAAAGCATGAAAAAGCATCTGTGGAGGGGCAGGTCTCGGATTTGCCAAGAAGCGCTCTGGAAAGGTTAAAGGCTTCAGGCAAGGAAGTGCGGATCTATGACAGTAATCAGAAGCTGTTGGGACTAGCGGTGGATGGAATCATCATTAATGACGGGGAACCTCTGATTTTTCCGGTGAATATCCAAAATGCCCTAAAGGGGAATTATTCTTACACGGTCACTGACAATCATTTGCTGTATTTCTCTATACCCATTCAGGATATGTATTATCAGAATGTTTTTGTGTTCGAGTTCGTGGAGGACATCTCTTACTTTTATGATATCATGGACAAAATTCGTTATATCCTCTTTGCTGGCGCAGGTGGATTTCTTGTTCTGACCACTCTTTCCAGTTTATTCATTGCCCGTAATACAACAAAACCGATTAAATATCTGCTTGGTGCCACCGAGAGCTTCTCCAAGCAACAGTTTCAGCAGGTGCAATTGAACAGAAAAGACGAGCTTGGGATGCTTGCAGCAGGATTAAACCGGATGGGTATTCAACTGAGCGACTATATACAGTATCAGAAGCAGTTTGTCTCCAACGTATCTCATGAATTGAAAACACCGCTCGCTGCTATCCGAGGGTTCTCCCAATATTTATATGAGGGTGAAAATGAGGATAAGGATTTGCAAAAAATCTATTCTCATCTTGTAAATGAATCAGATCGGCTTACTCTGCTCATCAATGAGTTATTGATGCTATCCCGGTTTGACAAGGCAGGCCCGGAGGAGATTGGCACGGAAAAGACCGATTTAACTAAATTAGTTGACCAAATGGCAGCAGATATGAGAGCAAAAGCCGAAAATAAGGATATAGAGTTGGACATTAAGCTGGGCAAATCGGCTATCGTATATGTAAATCAAATTTTGATGTCACACGCCATTGCGAATATTCTAGACAACGCCATAAAGTATTCCAATCCTAACACGCAGATAAGAATGGAAACGTTTATCCGGCAGAATGAAGCGGTCATAAAAATAAGCGATCAGGGTATAGGAATTGATGAGGATGAGATTGCACGGGTCCAAGAAAGGTTCTACAGAGCCAGAAATTCAAATGCTGCCAAAGGATCGGGACTTGGCCTATCCATGTGCAAAGAAATAGCTGAGAAGTTCAACGGGCATTTGAGCATTGAGAGCAAAATGAATGTAGGAACCACCGTTTCTATCGTTCTTCCGTTGCTGTGA
- a CDS encoding alpha/beta hydrolase-fold protein, which translates to MKKTLSRIFSLALVTALMVPTMSYAASQTQNQSSPAVTAASGPIIPAPQGYTNYRANIPHGNVQQISYYSSTVGKSRNAMVYTPPGYSTSKKYNVLYLLHGIGGDQNEWLNNMNPRNILDNLYSENKLEPMIVVFPNGRAMWDDRPVGDIFAPDKVAAFERFEFDLINDLIPYIDSHYPVYTNRQNRALAGLSMGGGQTLNFGLTHLNKFAWIGAFSSAPNTKSASQLISNPLQVASQLKLLWLSCGASDGLLWVSQNFHNSLNTMNIPHMWYLDVGGHEGKVWSSGLYQFSQRIFK; encoded by the coding sequence ATGAAGAAAACCTTATCTCGCATTTTTAGTCTAGCTTTGGTCACGGCGTTAATGGTGCCGACGATGTCTTATGCTGCGTCCCAGACACAAAACCAGAGCAGCCCTGCTGTCACGGCTGCCAGCGGACCTATAATCCCGGCTCCGCAGGGATATACCAATTATCGCGCAAATATTCCGCACGGAAACGTTCAGCAGATTTCCTATTATTCCTCAACAGTAGGCAAGTCGAGGAATGCGATGGTGTATACGCCTCCGGGCTATTCAACTTCAAAAAAATATAATGTCCTCTACTTGCTGCACGGTATTGGCGGGGATCAGAATGAATGGCTCAATAATATGAATCCGAGGAATATTCTCGACAACCTATACTCCGAGAACAAACTGGAGCCAATGATTGTAGTATTCCCGAACGGTCGCGCAATGTGGGATGATCGCCCAGTAGGCGATATTTTTGCTCCGGACAAGGTAGCCGCCTTCGAAAGATTTGAGTTTGATCTGATCAATGATCTCATTCCTTACATCGACTCCCATTATCCGGTGTATACCAATCGGCAGAATCGCGCGTTAGCCGGCTTATCGATGGGAGGCGGACAAACCCTGAACTTCGGACTAACCCATCTGAACAAATTTGCTTGGATTGGCGCGTTCTCATCCGCTCCTAATACGAAGTCGGCATCGCAGCTTATCTCCAATCCGCTTCAGGTTGCCAGTCAACTGAAGCTGCTTTGGCTGTCATGCGGCGCATCGGACGGTCTGCTGTGGGTCAGCCAAAACTTCCATAATAGCTTGAACACCATGAATATCCCGCACATGTGGTATCTAGATGTGGGCGGACATGAAGGGAAAGTTTGGAGCAGCGGGCTGTATCAATTTTCGCAACGCATCTTTAAGTAA
- a CDS encoding undecaprenyl-diphosphate phosphatase, whose amino-acid sequence MSEYVKAVIMGMIEGLTEFLPVSSTGHMILAGRLLDFEGAVADTFKIVIQLGAVLAVLVLYWKRFLGFLKVTPAALKRPGINIIHVIIAMIPFVITGFTIHGFIKERLFGPAPVLIGLVAGGVLMVLADRYRGKVNAETMDDISYKQAFGIGLFQCLAVWPGFSRSGSTISGGMLLGTSQKAAAEFTFIVSVPIMFGATAYDLYKSRDFLTSADIPLFLIGLVAAFTVAMIAIITFLNLVKKLRLSWFAYYRFALAIAFFIILYL is encoded by the coding sequence ATAAGCGAATACGTTAAGGCCGTCATCATGGGGATGATTGAAGGGCTAACCGAATTTCTGCCTGTATCGTCTACAGGCCATATGATACTGGCGGGGCGCTTGCTGGACTTTGAAGGGGCTGTTGCCGATACTTTTAAGATCGTTATTCAGCTTGGGGCGGTTCTCGCCGTGCTAGTTCTTTATTGGAAAAGGTTTCTCGGATTTTTAAAGGTGACCCCCGCAGCGTTGAAGCGACCGGGCATTAATATAATCCATGTCATTATCGCAATGATCCCCTTCGTCATTACCGGTTTCACAATCCACGGCTTTATAAAGGAGCGATTATTCGGTCCTGCGCCCGTGCTTATCGGACTTGTCGCCGGAGGTGTTCTCATGGTTCTCGCAGACAGGTATAGAGGAAAAGTCAATGCGGAGACAATGGATGACATTTCATATAAACAGGCTTTCGGAATCGGCTTATTTCAATGCTTGGCCGTATGGCCCGGGTTCTCGAGATCCGGATCAACGATTTCCGGAGGGATGCTGCTTGGGACAAGCCAAAAGGCGGCAGCTGAATTCACGTTTATCGTCTCCGTTCCGATTATGTTCGGAGCTACTGCCTACGATCTCTATAAGAGCAGAGACTTCTTGACCTCCGCCGATATTCCGTTATTTCTCATCGGTCTGGTTGCGGCGTTTACCGTCGCCATGATTGCGATTATAACTTTCCTGAACCTGGTCAAAAAGTTGAGATTGTCATGGTTTGCCTATTATCGGTTCGCCCTAGCAATCGCCTTTTTTATTATTTTATATCTATAA
- a CDS encoding response regulator transcription factor, translated as MKIQSVRYGFRLAKGCNSLSLAFGHPLGGHFSDRGVCKRSGKGFAWQEANEYPYLEGERDQVKKILVIDDEAALRDLIELVLKRENFRVQTAENGSMGLKMLDTFQPDLVVLDLMLPDYSGYDLCKEMIKKQAIPVIMLSAKNEIIDKVLGLELGAEDYMTKPFDNRELIARIKVVLRRYENIDPTKSDEETRITHQELAFDLETRMVLKNGIPISLTAKEFKILETLLRRPRKIFTRDELLEIVWGYDFLGDSRSVDMTIMRLRKKLEDDAESPKYVKTIYGFGYQLGGGST; from the coding sequence ATGAAAATTCAATCTGTGAGGTATGGATTCCGGTTAGCAAAAGGTTGTAATAGCTTATCATTAGCTTTTGGCCACCCATTAGGTGGCCATTTTTCTGATAGGGGTGTATGTAAAAGAAGTGGAAAAGGATTTGCATGGCAGGAGGCAAATGAATATCCATACTTGGAGGGAGAGAGGGATCAAGTGAAAAAAATTCTTGTAATTGATGATGAAGCGGCACTTAGAGACTTAATTGAGCTTGTGCTCAAAAGAGAAAACTTTCGGGTGCAGACCGCAGAGAATGGCAGTATGGGACTTAAAATGTTAGATACCTTTCAGCCGGATTTGGTCGTACTGGATTTAATGCTGCCGGACTACTCCGGCTATGATCTATGCAAGGAAATGATTAAGAAGCAAGCGATTCCAGTCATTATGCTATCGGCAAAAAATGAAATCATAGATAAAGTTTTAGGTCTTGAGCTTGGGGCAGAAGATTACATGACCAAACCATTTGATAACCGGGAGCTCATTGCGAGAATCAAAGTTGTGCTTAGAAGATATGAGAACATCGATCCGACAAAAAGTGACGAAGAAACTCGGATTACTCATCAAGAGCTGGCGTTTGATCTGGAAACCAGGATGGTGCTGAAAAACGGAATCCCAATTTCGCTGACAGCAAAAGAATTTAAAATTTTGGAAACGCTGCTGAGAAGACCAAGGAAAATCTTCACAAGGGATGAACTGCTGGAGATCGTATGGGGATATGATTTTTTGGGGGACAGCCGCAGCGTTGATATGACGATCATGCGGTTAAGGAAGAAGCTGGAGGATGATGCTGAAAGTCCAAAATACGTGAAAACCATTTACGGATTTGGTTATCAGCTTGGAGGTGGCTCCACCTGA
- a CDS encoding class B sortase, whose translation MSKTKKFLIAVSFLVLVFSLVSISRTLLRDYAEQQKIKELTKVWEEGSDKVGGDAFPSLLSNKANEPVMLPEFRELYERNPDIVGWLKIDGTRIEYPVMQNLQDAEYYLNHDFDKKENKGGLPFLDAHSRTDGSDILLIHGHHMKSGWMFKDLMKYKNESFYKEHDTFQFSTLYEKEEYEIVAVLLSKVYRKSDDVFKYYQIENASTPAEFDSYVQNIKELALYDTGVTARYGDKLIVLSTCEYSTENGRLAVVARKRS comes from the coding sequence ATGAGCAAAACTAAGAAATTTCTTATCGCCGTTTCCTTCCTTGTGTTGGTATTTTCCCTCGTTAGTATTTCGAGAACTCTCCTGCGGGATTATGCTGAGCAGCAGAAAATCAAAGAGCTGACAAAAGTTTGGGAGGAAGGGTCTGACAAAGTCGGAGGGGATGCATTCCCCTCCCTTTTGTCCAATAAGGCGAATGAGCCGGTCATGCTTCCCGAATTTCGAGAGCTTTACGAGAGGAACCCGGACATCGTGGGCTGGCTGAAGATTGACGGCACCCGAATTGAGTACCCAGTCATGCAGAATCTACAGGATGCGGAGTACTATCTCAATCATGATTTCGATAAAAAGGAAAATAAAGGCGGCCTCCCTTTTTTGGACGCGCATAGTCGGACCGACGGTTCGGACATTTTGCTAATTCATGGACATCACATGAAAAGCGGCTGGATGTTTAAAGATTTAATGAAGTACAAGAACGAAAGCTTTTATAAAGAGCATGATACATTCCAGTTCAGCACGCTTTACGAAAAGGAAGAGTATGAAATTGTTGCCGTTCTGCTTTCAAAAGTTTATCGCAAATCGGACGACGTATTTAAATACTACCAGATTGAGAATGCAAGTACGCCCGCCGAGTTCGATTCGTATGTTCAAAATATCAAAGAACTCGCTCTTTATGACACTGGCGTAACAGCCCGGTATGGCGACAAGCTTATTGTGCTGTCCACATGCGAGTACTCGACCGAAAACGGCCGGTTAGCGGTGGTCGCCCGAAAGCGTTCATGA
- a CDS encoding DUF4304 domain-containing protein has protein sequence MLQQLFNDLIKQDVKPFLAQHGFTKKSLNFSKATEGLIYMFNFQKSSGNSADNVMFYVNCGIYAAELAQIQSKETLTEPKEAECHFRARIEGIARAVPARFSISPDTDRDELKKTLLSGLEEVIHFYDTMTSARSVVDYYISGPFLHLGEESFHLLLQSNDEAAAKKYLKALQEKYGAENRWTIFENKYEAIFNKYGVEVK, from the coding sequence GTGTTGCAGCAGCTTTTTAACGATCTGATTAAGCAGGATGTAAAGCCGTTCCTTGCTCAGCATGGCTTTACAAAGAAGAGTTTAAATTTCAGTAAAGCAACAGAAGGTCTCATCTACATGTTCAATTTCCAAAAATCCTCGGGCAATTCGGCGGACAATGTTATGTTTTATGTGAACTGCGGCATTTATGCGGCGGAGTTGGCGCAAATTCAATCGAAAGAGACTTTGACGGAGCCTAAGGAGGCGGAGTGTCACTTTAGAGCAAGAATCGAGGGGATTGCCCGGGCTGTTCCGGCTCGCTTTTCCATTTCTCCAGATACGGATAGGGATGAGTTGAAAAAAACGCTGTTAAGCGGATTGGAAGAAGTTATTCATTTCTATGATACGATGACCAGTGCGAGGTCTGTTGTGGACTATTACATATCAGGTCCATTTTTGCATCTGGGCGAGGAGAGCTTTCATTTGCTGTTGCAATCCAACGATGAAGCAGCGGCAAAAAAATATTTAAAGGCTTTGCAGGAGAAGTATGGAGCAGAGAATCGATGGACCATATTTGAAAATAAGTACGAGGCCATCTTCAATAAATACGGAGTAGAAGTTAAATAA